A single Buteo buteo chromosome 17, bButBut1.hap1.1, whole genome shotgun sequence DNA region contains:
- the CSAD gene encoding cysteine sulfinic acid decarboxylase isoform X1, which translates to MAESSWLERPGLDKAAGEEFLREAFQVLLDEAVRKGTDVTEKVCDWKEPQELRELLDLELRSSGELPERLLERCRDVIRYSVKTCHPRFFNQLFSGLDHHALAGRLITEALNTSQYTYEIAPVFVLMEEVVLAKLRELVGWSSGDGIFCPGGSISNMYAMNVARFHRFPESRQKGSWALPRLALFTSRESHYSIQKGAAFLGIGTDNVHLVSTDERGKMIPEELEKEIQRAKAEGAKPFFVCATCGTTVLGAFDPLDGIADVCQRHGLWFHVDQAAWGGSALLSGKHRHLLTGIERADSVAWNPHKMLTVGLQCSAFLLRDTSGLLQRCHGAGATYLFQPDKFYDVTYDTGDKTLQCGRRVDCLKLWLLWKAAGTEGLARRVERAFAYTRYLAEEVKRRDGFQLVLEPEFINLCFWFVPPSLRGREGSPDYWPRLGKVAPAIKERMMRKGSMMVGYQPHGARVNFFRQIVTNPAVTKDDLDFFLDEIERLGQDL; encoded by the exons ATGGCGGAGAGCAGCTGGCTGGAGCGTCCCGGCTTGGATAAAGCAGCCGGGGAGGAATTCCTGCGGGAAGCCTTCCAGGTCCTGCTGGATGAAGCCGTGCGGAAGGGGACGGATGTGACCGAAAAG GTCTGTGACTGGAAGGAGCCCCAGGAGCTGCGGGAGCTGCTGGACCTGGAGCTGCGGAGCAGCGGGGAGCTGCCGGAGCGGCTACTGGAGCGCTGCCGGGACGTCATCCGCTACAGCGTCAAAACCT GTCACCCTCGCTTCTTCAACCAGCTCTTCTCTGGCCTGGACCACCACGCACTGGCAGGTCGCCTGATCACCGAGGCCCTCAACACCAGCCA ATACACCTACGAGATCGCCCCCGTGTTCGTGCTGATGGAGGAGGTGGTGCTGGCCAAGCTGCGGGAGCTGGTGGGCTGGAGCAGTGGCGACGGCATCTTCTGCCCAG GAGGCTCCATCTCCAACATGTATGCCATGAACGTGGCCCGGTTCCACCGCTTCCCAGAGAGCCGGCAGaagggcagctgggctctgccgCGCCTGGCCCTCTTCACCTCCCGGGAG AGCCACTACTCCATCCAGAAAGGAGCTGCTTTCCTGGGCATCGGCACCGACAACGTCCACCTGGTCAGCACCGATGAGAG gGGGAAGATGATCCctgaggagctggagaaggagatCCAGAGGGCGAAAGCTGAG GGCGCCAAGCCTTTCTTCGTCTGTGCCACCTGCGGCACCACCGTCCTGGGCGCCTTCGACCCGCTGGACGGCATCGCCGACGTCTGCCAGCGCCACGGCCTCTGGTTCCACGTGGAT cagGCAGCCTGGGGCGGCAGCGCCCTGCTCTCCGGCAAACACCGGCACCTCCTGACTGGCATCGAGAG GGCTGACTCTGTGGCCTGGAACCCCCACAAGATGCTGACAGTGGGTTTGCAATGTTCGGCCTTCCTGCTCCGCGACACCTCT GGCCTCCTCCAGCGCTGCCACGGCGCCGGCGCCACGTACCTCTTCCAACCCGATAAATTTTACGACGTCACCTACGACACGGGGGACAAGACCCTGCAGTGCGGCCGCCGGGTGGACTGCCTCAAGCTCTGGCTCCTCTGGAAAGCCGCCGGGACCGAGGGGCTGGCGCGCCGCGTCGAGCGGGCCTTCGCCTACACCCG GTACCTGGCCGAGGAGGTGAAGAGGAGGGACGGCTTccagctggtgctggag cCAGAGTTCATCAACCTCTGCTTCTGGTTcgtgccccccagcctgcggggcagggagggctcCCCGGATTACTGGCCGAGGTTGGGGAAG GTGGCTCCCGCCATCAAGGAGCGGATGATGAGGAAGGGGTCCATGATGGTGGGCTACCAGCCCCACGGCGCCAGGGTCAACTTCTTCCGCCAGATCGTCACCAACCCCGCCGTCACCAAGGACGACTTGGATTTCTTCCTGGATGAGATCGAGAGGCTGGGACAGGATTTGTGA
- the ZNF740 gene encoding zinc finger protein 740 isoform X5, translated as MMPKQSSKQGESRERGSSPDVLALRQDGEKSRSRKEEETAEASQPKKSIKKRRKRVAGAEGPSRSSRRGSRLGSQVVVIEQNGSFQLRIPKNFICEHCFGAFRSSYHLKRHILIHTGEKPFECDVCDMRFIQKYHLERHKRVHSGEKPYQCERCMQSFSRTDRLLRHKRMCQGCQTKTPDSQLLL; from the exons ATGATGCCGAAACAGAGCTCGAAACAAGGcgagagcagggagagggggagcagCCCCGACGTGCTG GCTCTCCGTCAGGACGGCGAGAAATCCCGCAGTCgcaaagaggaggaaacagCCGAGGCCTCGCAGCcgaaaaaatccattaaaaag CGCCGCAAGCGGGTGGCCGGCGCCGAGGGACCCAGCCGCTCCTCCCGGAGAGGATCCCGCCTCGGCAGCCAG gtggTGGTGATCGAGCAGAACGGCTCCTTCCAGCTGAGGATCCCCAAAAACTTCATCTGCGAGCACTGCTTCGGCGCCTTCCGCAGCAGCTACCACCTCAAGAGACACATCCTCATCCACACCG GCGAGAAGCCCTTCGAGTGCGACGTGTGCGACATGCGCTTCATCCAGAAATATCACCTGGAGCGTCACAAGCGCGTCCACAGCGGGGAGAAACCCTACCAGTGCGAGCGCTGCATGCAG AGCTTCTCCAGGACAGACCGGCTGCTGAGACACAAACGAATGTGCCAAGGTTGCCAAACCAAGACCCCCGACTCGCAGCTGCTGCTCTAG
- the ZNF740 gene encoding zinc finger protein 740 isoform X3, with protein sequence MAQASLLACEGLSGVCLVPTVASKKMMPKQSSKQGESRERGSSPDVLALRQDGEKSRSRKEEETAEASQPKKSIKKRRKRVAGAEGPSRSSRRGSRLGSQVVVIEQNGSFQLRIPKNFICEHCFGAFRSSYHLKRHILIHTGEKPFECDVCDMRFIQKYHLERHKRVHSGEKPYQCERCMQSFSRTDRLLRHKRMCQGCQTKTPDSQLLL encoded by the exons aTGGCTCAG GCGAGCCTCCTGGCCTGCGAGGGCCTCTCCGGCGTCTGCCTGGTGCCGACGGTGGCCAGCAAGAAGATGATGCCGAAACAGAGCTCGAAACAAGGcgagagcagggagagggggagcagCCCCGACGTGCTG GCTCTCCGTCAGGACGGCGAGAAATCCCGCAGTCgcaaagaggaggaaacagCCGAGGCCTCGCAGCcgaaaaaatccattaaaaag CGCCGCAAGCGGGTGGCCGGCGCCGAGGGACCCAGCCGCTCCTCCCGGAGAGGATCCCGCCTCGGCAGCCAG gtggTGGTGATCGAGCAGAACGGCTCCTTCCAGCTGAGGATCCCCAAAAACTTCATCTGCGAGCACTGCTTCGGCGCCTTCCGCAGCAGCTACCACCTCAAGAGACACATCCTCATCCACACCG GCGAGAAGCCCTTCGAGTGCGACGTGTGCGACATGCGCTTCATCCAGAAATATCACCTGGAGCGTCACAAGCGCGTCCACAGCGGGGAGAAACCCTACCAGTGCGAGCGCTGCATGCAG AGCTTCTCCAGGACAGACCGGCTGCTGAGACACAAACGAATGTGCCAAGGTTGCCAAACCAAGACCCCCGACTCGCAGCTGCTGCTCTAG
- the CSAD gene encoding cysteine sulfinic acid decarboxylase isoform X2 produces MAESSWLERPGLDKAAGEEFLREAFQVLLDEAVRKGTDVTEKVCDWKEPQELRELLDLELRSSGELPERLLERCRDVIRYSVKTCHPRFFNQLFSGLDHHALAGRLITEALNTSQYTYEIAPVFVLMEEVVLAKLRELVGWSSGDGIFCPGGSISNMYAMNVARFHRFPESRQKGSWALPRLALFTSRESHYSIQKGAAFLGIGTDNVHLVSTDERGKMIPEELEKEIQRAKAEGAKPFFVCATCGTTVLGAFDPLDGIADVCQRHGLWFHVDAAWGGSALLSGKHRHLLTGIERADSVAWNPHKMLTVGLQCSAFLLRDTSGLLQRCHGAGATYLFQPDKFYDVTYDTGDKTLQCGRRVDCLKLWLLWKAAGTEGLARRVERAFAYTRYLAEEVKRRDGFQLVLEPEFINLCFWFVPPSLRGREGSPDYWPRLGKVAPAIKERMMRKGSMMVGYQPHGARVNFFRQIVTNPAVTKDDLDFFLDEIERLGQDL; encoded by the exons ATGGCGGAGAGCAGCTGGCTGGAGCGTCCCGGCTTGGATAAAGCAGCCGGGGAGGAATTCCTGCGGGAAGCCTTCCAGGTCCTGCTGGATGAAGCCGTGCGGAAGGGGACGGATGTGACCGAAAAG GTCTGTGACTGGAAGGAGCCCCAGGAGCTGCGGGAGCTGCTGGACCTGGAGCTGCGGAGCAGCGGGGAGCTGCCGGAGCGGCTACTGGAGCGCTGCCGGGACGTCATCCGCTACAGCGTCAAAACCT GTCACCCTCGCTTCTTCAACCAGCTCTTCTCTGGCCTGGACCACCACGCACTGGCAGGTCGCCTGATCACCGAGGCCCTCAACACCAGCCA ATACACCTACGAGATCGCCCCCGTGTTCGTGCTGATGGAGGAGGTGGTGCTGGCCAAGCTGCGGGAGCTGGTGGGCTGGAGCAGTGGCGACGGCATCTTCTGCCCAG GAGGCTCCATCTCCAACATGTATGCCATGAACGTGGCCCGGTTCCACCGCTTCCCAGAGAGCCGGCAGaagggcagctgggctctgccgCGCCTGGCCCTCTTCACCTCCCGGGAG AGCCACTACTCCATCCAGAAAGGAGCTGCTTTCCTGGGCATCGGCACCGACAACGTCCACCTGGTCAGCACCGATGAGAG gGGGAAGATGATCCctgaggagctggagaaggagatCCAGAGGGCGAAAGCTGAG GGCGCCAAGCCTTTCTTCGTCTGTGCCACCTGCGGCACCACCGTCCTGGGCGCCTTCGACCCGCTGGACGGCATCGCCGACGTCTGCCAGCGCCACGGCCTCTGGTTCCACGTGGAT GCAGCCTGGGGCGGCAGCGCCCTGCTCTCCGGCAAACACCGGCACCTCCTGACTGGCATCGAGAG GGCTGACTCTGTGGCCTGGAACCCCCACAAGATGCTGACAGTGGGTTTGCAATGTTCGGCCTTCCTGCTCCGCGACACCTCT GGCCTCCTCCAGCGCTGCCACGGCGCCGGCGCCACGTACCTCTTCCAACCCGATAAATTTTACGACGTCACCTACGACACGGGGGACAAGACCCTGCAGTGCGGCCGCCGGGTGGACTGCCTCAAGCTCTGGCTCCTCTGGAAAGCCGCCGGGACCGAGGGGCTGGCGCGCCGCGTCGAGCGGGCCTTCGCCTACACCCG GTACCTGGCCGAGGAGGTGAAGAGGAGGGACGGCTTccagctggtgctggag cCAGAGTTCATCAACCTCTGCTTCTGGTTcgtgccccccagcctgcggggcagggagggctcCCCGGATTACTGGCCGAGGTTGGGGAAG GTGGCTCCCGCCATCAAGGAGCGGATGATGAGGAAGGGGTCCATGATGGTGGGCTACCAGCCCCACGGCGCCAGGGTCAACTTCTTCCGCCAGATCGTCACCAACCCCGCCGTCACCAAGGACGACTTGGATTTCTTCCTGGATGAGATCGAGAGGCTGGGACAGGATTTGTGA
- the ZNF740 gene encoding zinc finger protein 740 isoform X2, with protein MRCSRLALTSCRQGLSSRPRRRRGTRDKASLLACEGLSGVCLVPTVASKKMMPKQSSKQGESRERGSSPDVLALRQDGEKSRSRKEEETAEASQPKKSIKKVVVIEQNGSFQLRIPKNFICEHCFGAFRSSYHLKRHILIHTGEKPFECDVCDMRFIQKYHLERHKRVHSGEKPYQCERCMQSFSRTDRLLRHKRMCQGCQTKTPDSQLLL; from the exons ATGAGGTGCTCCCGGCTCGCCCTCACCTCGTGCAGGCAGGGATTATCCTCTCGGCCACGTCGTCGCAGAGGGACAAGGGACAAA GCGAGCCTCCTGGCCTGCGAGGGCCTCTCCGGCGTCTGCCTGGTGCCGACGGTGGCCAGCAAGAAGATGATGCCGAAACAGAGCTCGAAACAAGGcgagagcagggagagggggagcagCCCCGACGTGCTG GCTCTCCGTCAGGACGGCGAGAAATCCCGCAGTCgcaaagaggaggaaacagCCGAGGCCTCGCAGCcgaaaaaatccattaaaaag gtggTGGTGATCGAGCAGAACGGCTCCTTCCAGCTGAGGATCCCCAAAAACTTCATCTGCGAGCACTGCTTCGGCGCCTTCCGCAGCAGCTACCACCTCAAGAGACACATCCTCATCCACACCG GCGAGAAGCCCTTCGAGTGCGACGTGTGCGACATGCGCTTCATCCAGAAATATCACCTGGAGCGTCACAAGCGCGTCCACAGCGGGGAGAAACCCTACCAGTGCGAGCGCTGCATGCAG AGCTTCTCCAGGACAGACCGGCTGCTGAGACACAAACGAATGTGCCAAGGTTGCCAAACCAAGACCCCCGACTCGCAGCTGCTGCTCTAG
- the ZNF740 gene encoding zinc finger protein 740 isoform X1, whose amino-acid sequence MSAKWRASLLACEGLSGVCLVPTVASKKMMPKQSSKQGESRERGSSPDVLALRQDGEKSRSRKEEETAEASQPKKSIKKRRKRVAGAEGPSRSSRRGSRLGSQVVVIEQNGSFQLRIPKNFICEHCFGAFRSSYHLKRHILIHTGEKPFECDVCDMRFIQKYHLERHKRVHSGEKPYQCERCMQSFSRTDRLLRHKRMCQGCQTKTPDSQLLL is encoded by the exons ATGTCGGCAAAGTGGAGG GCGAGCCTCCTGGCCTGCGAGGGCCTCTCCGGCGTCTGCCTGGTGCCGACGGTGGCCAGCAAGAAGATGATGCCGAAACAGAGCTCGAAACAAGGcgagagcagggagagggggagcagCCCCGACGTGCTG GCTCTCCGTCAGGACGGCGAGAAATCCCGCAGTCgcaaagaggaggaaacagCCGAGGCCTCGCAGCcgaaaaaatccattaaaaag CGCCGCAAGCGGGTGGCCGGCGCCGAGGGACCCAGCCGCTCCTCCCGGAGAGGATCCCGCCTCGGCAGCCAG gtggTGGTGATCGAGCAGAACGGCTCCTTCCAGCTGAGGATCCCCAAAAACTTCATCTGCGAGCACTGCTTCGGCGCCTTCCGCAGCAGCTACCACCTCAAGAGACACATCCTCATCCACACCG GCGAGAAGCCCTTCGAGTGCGACGTGTGCGACATGCGCTTCATCCAGAAATATCACCTGGAGCGTCACAAGCGCGTCCACAGCGGGGAGAAACCCTACCAGTGCGAGCGCTGCATGCAG AGCTTCTCCAGGACAGACCGGCTGCTGAGACACAAACGAATGTGCCAAGGTTGCCAAACCAAGACCCCCGACTCGCAGCTGCTGCTCTAG
- the ZNF740 gene encoding zinc finger protein 740 isoform X4 — protein MAQASLLACEGLSGVCLVPTVASKKMMPKQSSKQGESRERGSSPDVLALRQDGEKSRSRKEEETAEASQPKKSIKKVVVIEQNGSFQLRIPKNFICEHCFGAFRSSYHLKRHILIHTGEKPFECDVCDMRFIQKYHLERHKRVHSGEKPYQCERCMQSFSRTDRLLRHKRMCQGCQTKTPDSQLLL, from the exons aTGGCTCAG GCGAGCCTCCTGGCCTGCGAGGGCCTCTCCGGCGTCTGCCTGGTGCCGACGGTGGCCAGCAAGAAGATGATGCCGAAACAGAGCTCGAAACAAGGcgagagcagggagagggggagcagCCCCGACGTGCTG GCTCTCCGTCAGGACGGCGAGAAATCCCGCAGTCgcaaagaggaggaaacagCCGAGGCCTCGCAGCcgaaaaaatccattaaaaag gtggTGGTGATCGAGCAGAACGGCTCCTTCCAGCTGAGGATCCCCAAAAACTTCATCTGCGAGCACTGCTTCGGCGCCTTCCGCAGCAGCTACCACCTCAAGAGACACATCCTCATCCACACCG GCGAGAAGCCCTTCGAGTGCGACGTGTGCGACATGCGCTTCATCCAGAAATATCACCTGGAGCGTCACAAGCGCGTCCACAGCGGGGAGAAACCCTACCAGTGCGAGCGCTGCATGCAG AGCTTCTCCAGGACAGACCGGCTGCTGAGACACAAACGAATGTGCCAAGGTTGCCAAACCAAGACCCCCGACTCGCAGCTGCTGCTCTAG